The proteins below come from a single Chryseobacterium bernardetii genomic window:
- a CDS encoding thioredoxin family protein: MSQKFQEIINSERPVLIDFFATWCQPCKVQSSVLNSVKENIGDGARIIKVDVDQYPALAAQYGVRGVPTLAVFKNGELLWKESGVHDVNTLTQLLQQYM; this comes from the coding sequence ATGTCACAAAAATTCCAGGAAATCATCAATTCCGAAAGACCGGTACTTATTGACTTTTTTGCCACCTGGTGCCAGCCATGTAAGGTTCAGTCTTCTGTTTTAAATTCTGTAAAGGAAAATATAGGAGATGGAGCCAGAATCATCAAGGTAGATGTAGACCAATACCCTGCTCTGGCAGCACAATATGGGGTAAGAGGTGTACCTACTTTAGCAGTTTTCAAAAATGGAGAACTCCTATGGAAAGAAAGCGGAGTACACGATGTGAATACATTAACGCAACTTCTGCAACAATATATGTAA
- a CDS encoding nitrilase-related carbon-nitrogen hydrolase — MKIVGLNLDIIWKNKTENFKIIERELQTLDADLFLLPEMFSTGFCMDASEVSDRNEESLEFLKKISKEKNAAFCGSAPVEEKGNFFNRMYFVQPNGEVSFYDKRHLFSFSGEDKVYTPGKSRVIVEYKGIRFLLQVCYDLRFPVFARNNDDYDAVLYVANWPEKRVGAWEHLLKARAIENLSLVFGLNRIGTDGNNLFYQESSHCFFADGREISEKNGNIVSAKLDMNELKDFRSHFQFLNDRDHFSIDL; from the coding sequence ATGAAGATTGTAGGGCTCAATTTGGATATCATCTGGAAAAATAAAACTGAAAATTTTAAAATAATAGAACGAGAACTTCAAACTCTTGATGCAGATTTGTTTCTGCTTCCTGAAATGTTTTCAACGGGCTTCTGTATGGATGCATCAGAAGTTTCTGATAGAAATGAAGAATCTCTGGAGTTTTTAAAAAAAATCTCAAAAGAAAAAAATGCAGCGTTTTGTGGAAGTGCTCCGGTAGAAGAAAAGGGTAATTTTTTCAACAGAATGTATTTTGTACAACCTAATGGGGAAGTTTCTTTCTATGATAAAAGGCATTTGTTTTCTTTCTCGGGTGAGGATAAGGTTTATACTCCGGGGAAAAGCAGAGTTATTGTAGAATATAAAGGAATCCGTTTTTTACTCCAGGTTTGTTATGATCTTCGTTTTCCCGTATTTGCAAGGAATAATGATGACTATGATGCTGTTTTATATGTGGCAAACTGGCCGGAAAAAAGAGTAGGGGCCTGGGAACATCTATTGAAGGCAAGGGCCATTGAGAACCTTTCTTTAGTGTTTGGACTCAATAGGATAGGGACAGATGGAAATAATTTGTTTTATCAGGAAAGTTCTCACTGCTTCTTTGCGGATGGTAGGGAAATTTCAGAGAAGAATGGAAATATTGTATCTGCAAAGCTGGATATGAATGAGTTAAAAGACTTCAGAAGCCATTTCCAGTTTTTAAATGACCGCGATCATTTTTCAATTGATTTATAA
- the rseP gene encoding RIP metalloprotease RseP, with translation MEIAIKLFQFILSISILVVLHELGHFLPAKWFKTRAEKFFLFFDPYFSIFSMKKVNGKWKYKFFSQNLPDTEVIEVNGKKEEVPIDISKLSDDDWRKYPEQTKYGIGWLPFGGYVKIAGMVDESMDTAQMKKPAEPWEFRSKPAWQRLIIMLGGVTVNFFLAWIIFSALVGKNGETIFDADKINTPLHYTAAAKKMGFQDGDKILKVDGKVQKDFKKLALDVLLSDEITVSRNGKEVTFPTNDDGKVMAFHDPEPRSFLTPRMSPIIDTIVSQSTMDAGLKLGDKIVAINGKPVSYYDEVKPLVVPNAGKVVDFQVLRDNQITDLKIPVSKEGTIGILSFKEAEKFMVHNEYNFFGSIKRGFTLTIESLTYQIKQFKLIFNKKVQGYKKVGGPLAIVKNMPISKDAQGGVSIDWTAFWGFTAMFSVWLAFLNLIPIPGLDGGHVIFTLYEIIVGKPVPQKVLENAQMVGVIFLLGLMALIFGSDIIKAITGTL, from the coding sequence ATGGAAATAGCAATCAAACTCTTCCAGTTCATTCTGAGTATTTCTATACTTGTAGTTCTTCATGAGCTTGGGCACTTCTTACCGGCAAAATGGTTCAAGACCAGAGCAGAAAAATTCTTTCTGTTTTTTGATCCTTATTTCTCCATATTCTCTATGAAGAAAGTTAACGGAAAATGGAAGTATAAATTCTTCTCTCAGAATCTACCTGATACTGAAGTAATAGAAGTCAACGGAAAAAAGGAAGAAGTTCCTATCGATATATCAAAACTTTCTGACGATGATTGGAGAAAATATCCGGAGCAGACAAAATATGGAATCGGATGGCTTCCTTTTGGTGGTTATGTGAAAATTGCCGGCATGGTGGATGAAAGTATGGATACAGCCCAGATGAAAAAACCGGCTGAACCATGGGAATTCAGATCTAAACCAGCCTGGCAGCGATTGATTATCATGTTAGGAGGAGTAACAGTAAACTTCTTTTTAGCATGGATCATATTTTCTGCATTGGTTGGAAAGAACGGAGAAACAATTTTTGATGCGGATAAAATCAATACACCGCTTCATTATACTGCTGCAGCTAAAAAAATGGGCTTCCAGGATGGAGACAAGATATTAAAAGTTGATGGAAAAGTTCAGAAAGACTTCAAAAAACTGGCATTAGACGTTTTATTAAGTGACGAGATTACAGTTTCAAGAAACGGAAAAGAAGTTACTTTCCCAACCAATGATGACGGAAAGGTAATGGCATTTCATGATCCGGAGCCAAGATCTTTCTTAACGCCAAGAATGTCTCCTATTATCGACACTATTGTTAGTCAATCTACAATGGATGCAGGGTTAAAATTAGGTGATAAAATTGTTGCCATCAACGGAAAACCTGTTTCTTATTACGATGAAGTAAAACCTTTAGTAGTTCCTAATGCAGGCAAGGTTGTGGATTTTCAGGTATTAAGGGACAATCAGATTACTGATCTTAAAATCCCTGTATCTAAAGAGGGAACTATTGGAATTCTTTCTTTCAAAGAAGCTGAGAAATTTATGGTTCATAATGAATATAATTTCTTTGGTTCAATTAAGAGAGGGTTTACCCTTACCATTGAGAGTTTAACATACCAGATCAAACAATTTAAGCTGATCTTTAACAAAAAAGTACAAGGATATAAAAAAGTGGGCGGTCCACTTGCTATTGTAAAGAACATGCCTATAAGTAAAGATGCACAAGGTGGTGTTTCTATTGACTGGACAGCATTCTGGGGCTTTACAGCAATGTTCTCTGTATGGTTGGCATTCCTGAACCTTATTCCTATTCCAGGACTTGACGGGGGGCATGTTATATTTACCCTATACGAGATCATTGTAGGAAAACCTGTTCCTCAAAAAGTTTTAGAAAACGCTCAGATGGTGGGAGTTATCTTCCTATTAGGATTAATGGCTCTTATCTTTGGAAGTGATATTATTAAAGCCATTACAGGAACTTTATAA
- a CDS encoding DUF6646 family protein: MKKLVFMVMMFFFGITANAQAWTGKGDQKIQLGLSAWGYGTGITGTYDYGLNKLISVGAGLNGYFSNYKNNDKDNRVFVFGRLNFHLQEALSLPPKLDIYPGVDVGVVGKDFGIGAHIGARYFFTDRIGVFAEVGNNGSLGVSFNL; the protein is encoded by the coding sequence ATGAAGAAATTGGTTTTTATGGTGATGATGTTTTTTTTCGGGATCACAGCTAATGCTCAGGCGTGGACTGGAAAAGGAGATCAAAAGATTCAACTGGGCCTGAGTGCCTGGGGATATGGAACCGGTATAACGGGAACTTACGACTATGGATTGAATAAGCTTATTTCTGTGGGGGCTGGACTTAACGGTTACTTCAGCAATTACAAGAACAACGACAAGGATAACCGTGTTTTTGTTTTTGGAAGACTGAATTTTCACCTACAGGAAGCTTTAAGCCTTCCACCAAAGCTGGATATTTATCCAGGAGTTGATGTAGGAGTGGTAGGAAAAGACTTTGGAATAGGAGCTCACATTGGTGCACGCTACTTCTTTACTGATAGAATTGGTGTATTTGCAGAGGTGGGTAATAACGGCAGTCTTGGAGTTTCATTCAATTTATAA